Proteins from one Salmonella bongori NCTC 12419 genomic window:
- the pflB gene encoding formate C-acetyltransferase, with amino-acid sequence MSELNEKLATAWEGFTKGDWQNEVNVRDFIQKNYTPYEGDESFLAGATEATTTLWDSVMEGVKQENRTHAPVDFDTSVASTITSHDAGYINKALEKIVGLQTEAPLKRAIIPFGGIKMVEGSCKAYNRELDPMIKKIFTEYRKTHNQGVFDVYTPDILRCRKSGVLTGLPDAYGRGRIIGDYRRVALYGIDYLMKDKFAQFTSLQSDLENGVNLEATIRLREEIAEQHRALGQIKEMAAKYGCDISGPATNAQEAIQWTYFGYLAAVKSQNGAAMSFGRVSTFLDVYIERDLKAGKITEQDAQEMIDHLVMKLRMVRFLRTPEYDELFSGDPIWATESIGGMGVDGRTLVTKNSFRFLNTLYTMGPSPEPNITVLWSEKLPLNFKKFAAKVSIDTSSLQYENDDLMRPDFNNDDYAIACCVSPMIVGKQMQFFGARANLAKTMLYAINGGVDEKLKMQVGPKSEPIKGDVLNYDEVMERMDHFMDWLAKQYVTALNVIHYMHDKYSYEASLMALHDRDVIRTMACGIAGLSVAADSLSAIKYAKVKPIRDEDGLAIDFEIEGEYPQFGNNDARVDDMAVDLVERFMKKIQKLTTYRGAIPTQSVLTITSNVVYGKKTGNTPDGRRAGAPFGPGANPMHGRDQKGAVASLTSVAKLPFAYAKDGISYTFSIVPNALGKDDEVRKTNLAGLMDGYFHHEASIEGGQHLNVNVMNREMLLDAMEHPEKYPQLTIRVSGYAVRFNSLTKEQQQDVITRTFTQTM; translated from the coding sequence ATGTCCGAGCTTAATGAAAAGTTAGCCACAGCCTGGGAAGGTTTTACCAAAGGTGACTGGCAGAATGAAGTAAACGTCCGTGACTTCATCCAGAAAAACTACACTCCCTATGAGGGTGACGAATCCTTCCTGGCTGGCGCTACTGAAGCCACCACCACGCTGTGGGACAGCGTAATGGAAGGCGTTAAACAGGAAAACCGCACTCACGCGCCTGTTGACTTTGACACCTCTGTTGCTTCTACCATCACTTCTCACGACGCGGGTTACATCAACAAAGCGTTGGAAAAAATTGTTGGTCTGCAAACTGAAGCTCCGCTGAAACGTGCGATTATCCCGTTCGGCGGTATCAAAATGGTTGAAGGTTCCTGCAAAGCGTACAATCGCGAGCTGGACCCGATGATCAAAAAAATCTTCACTGAATACCGTAAGACTCACAACCAGGGCGTATTCGATGTTTATACTCCGGACATCCTGCGTTGCCGTAAATCCGGCGTTCTGACGGGTCTGCCGGATGCGTATGGCCGTGGCCGTATCATCGGTGACTACCGTCGCGTCGCGCTGTACGGTATCGACTACCTGATGAAAGACAAATTCGCTCAGTTTACTTCCCTGCAATCCGATCTGGAAAACGGTGTAAACCTGGAAGCGACTATCCGTCTGCGTGAAGAAATTGCTGAACAGCACCGCGCTCTGGGTCAGATCAAAGAAATGGCAGCTAAATATGGCTGTGATATCTCTGGTCCGGCAACGAACGCCCAGGAAGCTATCCAGTGGACTTACTTCGGCTATCTGGCTGCGGTTAAATCTCAGAACGGCGCAGCAATGTCCTTTGGTCGCGTATCTACCTTCCTGGATGTCTACATCGAACGTGACCTGAAAGCAGGCAAAATCACAGAGCAAGACGCTCAGGAAATGATTGACCACCTGGTCATGAAACTGCGTATGGTTCGCTTCCTGCGTACCCCTGAGTATGATGAACTGTTCTCCGGCGACCCGATTTGGGCAACTGAATCTATCGGTGGTATGGGCGTTGACGGCCGTACTCTGGTCACCAAAAACAGCTTCCGTTTCCTGAACACCCTGTACACCATGGGTCCTTCTCCGGAACCGAACATCACCGTTCTGTGGTCTGAAAAACTGCCGCTGAACTTCAAAAAATTCGCCGCTAAAGTGTCCATCGACACCTCTTCTCTGCAGTACGAGAACGATGACCTGATGCGTCCGGACTTCAACAACGATGACTACGCTATCGCTTGCTGCGTAAGCCCGATGATCGTTGGTAAACAAATGCAGTTCTTCGGTGCGCGTGCAAACCTGGCGAAAACCATGCTGTACGCTATCAACGGCGGCGTTGATGAAAAACTGAAAATGCAGGTGGGTCCGAAATCTGAGCCAATCAAAGGTGACGTGCTGAACTATGACGAAGTTATGGAACGCATGGATCACTTCATGGACTGGCTGGCTAAACAGTACGTCACTGCGCTGAACGTTATCCACTATATGCACGATAAGTACAGCTACGAAGCCTCTCTGATGGCGTTGCACGACCGTGACGTTATCCGCACCATGGCGTGTGGTATCGCTGGTCTGTCCGTTGCAGCTGACTCCCTGTCTGCCATCAAATATGCGAAAGTTAAACCGATTCGTGACGAAGATGGTCTGGCTATCGACTTCGAAATCGAAGGCGAATACCCGCAGTTTGGTAACAACGACGCTCGCGTTGATGACATGGCGGTTGATCTGGTAGAACGTTTCATGAAGAAAATTCAGAAACTGACCACCTACCGTGGCGCTATCCCGACGCAGTCTGTACTGACCATCACCTCCAACGTTGTGTATGGTAAGAAAACCGGTAACACCCCAGACGGTCGTCGTGCTGGCGCGCCGTTCGGACCAGGTGCTAACCCAATGCACGGCCGTGACCAGAAAGGTGCTGTTGCCTCTCTGACCTCCGTTGCAAAACTGCCGTTTGCTTACGCTAAAGATGGTATCTCTTACACCTTCTCTATCGTTCCGAACGCACTGGGTAAAGACGACGAAGTTCGTAAAACTAACCTGGCAGGCCTGATGGATGGTTACTTCCATCACGAAGCGTCTATCGAAGGCGGTCAGCACCTGAACGTGAACGTCATGAACCGTGAAATGCTGCTGGATGCGATGGAGCATCCGGAAAAATATCCGCAGCTGACCATCCGTGTTTCTGGCTACGCGGTACGCTTTAACTCCCTGACGAAAGAACAGCAGCAGGACGTTATTACCCGTACCTTCACGCAGACCATGTAA
- a CDS encoding DUF421 domain-containing protein: MKAFDLQRMALDKVPVEFLGEVALRSFYTFVLVFLFLKVTGRRGVRQMSLFEVLIILTLGSAAGDVAFYDDVPMLPVLVVFITLAMLYRLVMWLMAHSEKLEDLLEGKSVVVVEDGELAWEKLQRSNMTEFEFFMELRLNGVEQLGQVRLAILETNGQISVYFFEDKDVKPGLSILPEYCTPRFTVIPEVGDYACIRCSEVVRMTVGEKQLCPRCANPEWTKASQAKRVV; this comes from the coding sequence ATGAAGGCGTTTGATTTGCAACGAATGGCACTGGACAAGGTGCCGGTAGAGTTTTTGGGGGAAGTGGCGCTACGCAGCTTTTATACCTTCGTTCTGGTATTTCTTTTTTTAAAGGTCACCGGGCGGCGTGGCGTGCGGCAAATGTCGCTTTTCGAAGTGCTGATTATTTTGACATTGGGCTCTGCGGCTGGTGACGTCGCGTTTTATGATGACGTTCCGATGCTTCCCGTGCTGGTGGTGTTTATCACCCTGGCGATGCTCTATCGTCTGGTCATGTGGCTGATGGCGCACAGTGAAAAGTTAGAGGATCTGCTGGAAGGTAAGTCGGTGGTCGTTGTCGAAGATGGCGAACTGGCCTGGGAAAAACTGCAACGCTCGAACATGACGGAGTTTGAATTTTTTATGGAGCTGCGTTTGAATGGCGTTGAACAACTGGGCCAGGTCAGACTGGCTATTCTTGAGACGAACGGGCAAATCAGCGTTTATTTCTTTGAAGATAAAGATGTGAAGCCGGGATTAAGTATCCTCCCTGAATACTGTACGCCACGCTTTACGGTGATACCGGAGGTTGGCGATTATGCCTGTATACGTTGCAGCGAAGTGGTACGAATGACCGTCGGTGAAAAACAATTATGTCCGCGCTGCGCAAATCCAGAATGGACGAAGGCAAGCCAGGCTAAACGCGTGGTTTAA
- the serC gene encoding 3-phosphoserine/phosphohydroxythreonine transaminase encodes MAQVFNFSSGPAMLPAEVLKIAQQELRDWHGLGTSVMEISHRGKEFIQVAEEAEQDLRDLLNIPSNYKVLFCHGGGRGQFAGVPLNLLGDKTTADYVDAGYWAASAIKEAKKYCTPNVIDAKMTIDGLRGVKPMREWQLSDNAAYLHYCPNETIDGIAIDETPDFGSDVVVTADFSSTILSAPLDVSRYGVIYAGAQKNIGPAGLTIVIVREDLLGKAHVACPSILDYTILNDNDSMFNTPPTFAWYLSGLVFKWLKEQGGVKAMDRLNQQKAELLYGVIDSSDFYCNDVAKANRSRMNVPFQLADSALDKLFLEESFAAGLHALKGHRVVGGMRASIYNAMPIEGVQALTDFMIDFERRHG; translated from the coding sequence ATGGCCCAGGTCTTTAATTTTAGTTCAGGTCCGGCAATGCTTCCGGCGGAAGTTCTTAAAATCGCACAACAGGAGCTGCGCGACTGGCACGGTCTTGGTACGTCGGTAATGGAAATCAGCCATCGTGGCAAAGAATTTATCCAGGTGGCAGAAGAGGCGGAACAGGATTTGCGCGATCTCCTTAATATCCCCTCTAACTATAAGGTGCTATTTTGCCACGGCGGCGGCCGCGGGCAATTTGCTGGCGTACCGTTAAATCTGCTGGGTGATAAAACCACGGCGGATTATGTTGATGCGGGTTACTGGGCAGCAAGTGCTATCAAAGAAGCTAAAAAATACTGCACGCCTAACGTCATTGACGCCAAAATGACCATTGACGGTCTGCGTGGCGTGAAGCCTATGCGTGAATGGCAGCTTTCCGATAACGCTGCTTATTTACATTACTGCCCGAATGAAACGATTGACGGCATCGCCATTGATGAAACGCCGGATTTTGGTTCGGATGTCGTGGTCACCGCCGATTTTTCTTCCACCATCCTTTCCGCACCGCTTGACGTCAGCCGTTACGGCGTAATTTACGCCGGCGCGCAAAAAAATATCGGCCCGGCCGGCTTGACGATTGTTATTGTGCGTGAAGATTTGCTGGGCAAGGCACATGTTGCCTGCCCCTCTATCCTTGACTACACCATCCTCAATGATAACGACTCGATGTTTAACACCCCGCCGACCTTTGCCTGGTATCTCTCAGGCCTGGTGTTTAAATGGCTCAAAGAGCAGGGCGGCGTGAAAGCGATGGATAGACTCAATCAGCAAAAAGCAGAGCTTCTGTATGGCGTGATTGATAGTAGTGATTTCTACTGCAACGATGTGGCGAAAGCAAACCGCTCGCGGATGAACGTCCCGTTCCAGCTGGCCGACAGCGCGCTGGATAAACTGTTTCTTGAAGAGTCCTTCGCAGCGGGTTTACATGCGCTGAAAGGCCACCGGGTCGTCGGCGGGATGCGCGCCTCTATCTATAACGCTATGCCGATTGAAGGGGTGCAAGCGCTGACCGATTTCATGATCGATTTCGAGCGTCGCCACGGATAA
- the ycaO gene encoding 30S ribosomal protein S12 methylthiotransferase accessory factor YcaO, producing MTQTFIPGKDAALEDSIARFQQKLLDLGFHIEEASWLNPVPNVWSVHIRDKECALCFTNGKGATKKAALASALGEYFERLSTNYFFADFWLGETVANGPFVHYPNEKWFPLNENDEVPEGLLDARLRAFYDPENELTGSQLIDLQSGNEERGVCGLPFTRQSDSQTVYIPMNIIGNLYVSNGMSAGNTRNEARVQGLSEVFERYVKNRIIAESISLPEIPAEVMARYPAVMASIATLEAEGFPIFAYDGSLGGKYPVICVVLFNPANGTCFASFGAHPDFGVALERTVTELLQGRGLKDLDVFTPPTFDDEEVAEHTNLETHFIDSSGLISWDLFKQDADYPFADWSFSGTTEEEFATLMAIFNAEDKEVYIADYEHLGVYTCRIIVPGMSDIYPAEDLWLANNNMGSHLRETLLSLPDSAWDKEDYLNLIEQLDEEGFDDFTRVRELLGLATGSDNGWYTLRIGELKAMLALAGGDLEQALIWTEWTMEFNASVFTPARANYYRCLQTLLLLSQEEARQPLQYLNAFIKMYGAEAVEAASAALSGEAAFYGLPAVDSDLQVFPAHQSLLKAWEKLQRAKAAYWLK from the coding sequence ATGACGCAAACATTTATTCCCGGCAAAGACGCCGCGCTGGAAGACTCCATCGCCCGCTTCCAGCAAAAGTTACTCGACCTCGGTTTTCATATCGAAGAGGCCTCCTGGCTGAATCCGGTCCCTAACGTCTGGTCAGTGCATATTCGTGATAAAGAGTGCGCGCTATGTTTTACCAATGGTAAAGGCGCGACAAAAAAAGCGGCGCTGGCCTCGGCGCTGGGCGAATACTTCGAGCGTCTGTCAACTAACTACTTTTTTGCTGATTTCTGGCTTGGCGAAACAGTCGCCAATGGGCCATTTGTGCATTACCCGAACGAAAAGTGGTTCCCGCTGAACGAAAATGACGAGGTGCCGGAAGGTCTGCTCGATGCCCGTCTGCGTGCGTTTTATGATCCGGAGAATGAACTCACCGGAAGTCAGCTTATCGATCTGCAGTCCGGTAACGAAGAGCGCGGCGTCTGCGGCCTGCCATTTACCCGTCAGTCCGATAGCCAGACGGTGTATATTCCGATGAATATCATTGGCAACCTGTACGTCTCCAACGGGATGTCGGCTGGCAATACGCGTAATGAAGCCCGCGTTCAGGGATTGTCGGAAGTTTTCGAGCGCTATGTGAAAAATCGCATTATTGCGGAAAGCATCAGTCTCCCGGAAATTCCCGCCGAGGTGATGGCACGTTATCCGGCGGTAATGGCGTCTATCGCCACTCTGGAAGCGGAAGGTTTCCCGATCTTCGCTTATGACGGCTCGCTGGGCGGCAAATACCCGGTAATTTGCGTGGTCCTGTTCAACCCGGCGAACGGCACCTGTTTTGCCTCTTTTGGCGCGCATCCTGACTTTGGCGTTGCGCTGGAACGTACGGTGACTGAGCTGCTTCAGGGACGCGGGCTGAAGGATCTTGACGTCTTCACTCCGCCAACGTTCGATGATGAAGAGGTCGCAGAACACACCAATCTGGAGACCCACTTTATTGACTCCAGCGGTCTGATCTCCTGGGATCTGTTCAAACAGGACGCCGATTACCCGTTCGCAGACTGGAGTTTCTCTGGTACCACTGAAGAGGAATTTGCCACACTGATGGCTATCTTCAATGCTGAAGATAAAGAAGTCTACATTGCAGACTACGAACATCTCGGTGTGTACACCTGCCGTATTATCGTGCCGGGGATGTCAGATATTTATCCTGCCGAGGATCTATGGCTGGCCAACAACAATATGGGTAGCCATCTTCGTGAGACTCTGCTTTCGTTGCCAGACAGCGCCTGGGATAAAGAGGACTATCTCAACCTAATCGAACAATTAGATGAAGAAGGGTTTGACGACTTCACCCGCGTGCGTGAACTGCTGGGTCTGGCGACCGGATCGGACAACGGTTGGTATACACTGCGTATCGGAGAGTTAAAGGCGATGCTGGCGTTAGCGGGCGGCGATCTGGAACAGGCGCTGATCTGGACGGAATGGACGATGGAGTTCAATGCGTCGGTCTTTACTCCGGCACGCGCAAACTATTATCGTTGCCTGCAAACACTCCTACTGTTGTCACAGGAAGAAGCGCGTCAGCCGCTGCAATATCTTAATGCATTTATAAAGATGTATGGCGCAGAAGCAGTAGAAGCCGCCAGCGCTGCCCTGAGCGGCGAAGCGGCTTTTTACGGACTACCGGCTGTAGATAGCGATCTACAAGTATTCCCGGCCCATCAATCTCTGTTAAAAGCCTGGGAAAAATTGCAACGCGCGAAAGCGGCATACTGGTTAAAATAA
- the cmk gene encoding (d)CMP kinase: protein MTAIAPVITIDGPSGAGKGTLCKAMAEALQWHLLDSGAIYRVLALAALHHHVDVASEDALVPLASHLDVRFVSTDGNLEVILEGEDVSGEIRTQEVANAASQVAAFPRVREALLRRQRAFREAPGLIADGRDMGTVVFPDAPVKIFLDASSEERAHRRMLQLQEKGFSVNFERLLAEIKERDDRDRNRAVAPLVPAADALVLDSTRLSIEQVIEKALQYARQKLALA from the coding sequence ATGACGGCAATCGCCCCGGTAATAACCATTGATGGCCCAAGCGGTGCAGGCAAGGGCACCTTGTGCAAAGCAATGGCGGAAGCATTGCAATGGCATCTGCTGGATTCCGGCGCGATTTACCGCGTACTGGCGCTGGCGGCATTGCATCACCATGTTGATGTCGCTTCTGAAGATGCGCTGGTACCGCTGGCGTCCCATCTGGACGTGCGTTTTGTCTCAACAGACGGCAATCTGGAAGTCATTCTCGAAGGCGAGGATGTTAGCGGCGAAATTCGTACGCAGGAAGTGGCGAATGCCGCATCTCAGGTAGCGGCTTTTCCACGCGTGCGTGAAGCGCTTTTACGTCGTCAACGCGCGTTTCGCGAAGCGCCCGGATTAATCGCCGATGGCCGTGATATGGGCACCGTCGTCTTTCCGGATGCGCCGGTAAAAATTTTCCTTGACGCTTCCTCGGAAGAGCGTGCGCATCGCCGTATGCTACAGTTGCAGGAGAAGGGCTTTAGTGTTAACTTTGAACGCCTTTTGGCCGAAATAAAGGAACGCGACGATCGCGATCGTAATCGCGCTGTAGCGCCGTTAGTTCCTGCTGCTGATGCCTTAGTGTTGGATTCTACCCGATTAAGCATTGAGCAAGTGATTGAAAAAGCGTTACAATACGCGCGCCAAAAATTGGCTCTCGCTTAA
- the focA gene encoding formate transporter FocA — protein sequence MKADNPFDLLLPAAMAKVAEEAGVYKATKHPLKTFYLAITAGVFISIAFVFYITATTGTAAMPYGMAKLIGGICFSLGLILCVICGADLFTSTVLIVVAKASGRITWGQLAKNWLNVYFGNLIGALLFVLLMWLSGEYMTANGQWGLNVLQTADHKMHHTFIEAVCLGILANLMVCLAVWMSYSGRSLMDKAFIMVLPVAMFVASGFEHSIANMFMIPMGIVIRDFATPEFWTAVGSSPESFSHLTVMSFITDNLIPVTIGNIIGGGLLVGLTYWVIYLRGNDHH from the coding sequence GTGAAAGCTGACAACCCTTTTGACCTTTTACTCCCTGCAGCGATGGCCAAAGTGGCTGAAGAAGCAGGTGTCTATAAAGCAACGAAGCATCCGCTTAAGACTTTCTATCTGGCGATTACTGCCGGTGTATTCATTTCAATTGCCTTTGTTTTTTATATTACTGCAACAACCGGTACTGCCGCGATGCCTTATGGTATGGCAAAACTTATCGGGGGTATCTGTTTTTCTTTGGGGCTGATTCTCTGTGTTATTTGCGGCGCTGATCTTTTTACCTCCACCGTTCTGATCGTTGTGGCCAAAGCCAGCGGTCGTATCACCTGGGGGCAACTGGCCAAAAACTGGTTAAACGTCTATTTTGGTAACCTGATTGGCGCTCTGCTTTTTGTGTTACTGATGTGGCTTTCCGGCGAGTACATGACTGCGAACGGTCAATGGGGTCTTAACGTCCTGCAAACCGCCGACCACAAAATGCACCACACTTTTATTGAAGCTGTCTGCCTCGGTATTCTGGCGAACCTGATGGTTTGTCTGGCCGTGTGGATGAGCTACTCAGGTCGCAGCCTGATGGACAAAGCGTTCATCATGGTACTGCCCGTCGCCATGTTTGTCGCCAGCGGTTTTGAGCACAGTATCGCAAACATGTTTATGATTCCTATGGGTATTGTAATACGCGATTTCGCCACACCGGAATTCTGGACCGCAGTTGGTTCATCTCCGGAAAGTTTTTCTCACCTGACCGTGATGAGCTTCATCACTGATAACCTGATTCCGGTCACGATCGGTAACATTATCGGCGGCGGTTTGCTGGTTGGGTTGACATACTGGGTCATTTACCTGCGTGGCAACGATCATCATTAA
- the loiP gene encoding metalloprotease LoiP: MKNKSLLLAVAISATLLVGCKNGVDDNLIASSGMSAYKAATLSDADVKALSHNACKQMDSENQLAGTKSKYTKRLNKIAKALGNNIDGTSVNYKVYMTSDINAWAMANGCVRVYSGLMDLMTDNEIEGVLGHELGHVSLGHSRKAMQTAYAALAARDAISATSGVAAQLSRSQLGDLAEGVINSAFSRSQESEADDFSYDLLKKRGINTQGLVTAFDKFATMDASHAKSLMDSHPASADRAQHMRDRIAEDKK, encoded by the coding sequence ATGAAAAATAAATCATTGCTATTGGCAGTCGCGATTTCCGCTACGCTGCTGGTGGGATGTAAAAATGGCGTGGATGACAATTTAATTGCCAGTTCCGGCATGTCAGCCTACAAAGCCGCCACTCTGTCTGATGCGGATGTCAAAGCATTATCTCATAATGCCTGTAAACAAATGGACAGCGAGAACCAACTGGCGGGCACGAAAAGCAAATACACCAAACGGTTAAATAAAATTGCTAAAGCGTTAGGCAATAATATCGACGGTACGTCGGTCAACTATAAAGTCTATATGACCAGTGATATTAATGCCTGGGCGATGGCAAATGGCTGCGTTCGTGTTTATTCCGGCCTGATGGATCTAATGACTGATAATGAGATTGAAGGCGTACTGGGCCACGAACTGGGCCATGTTTCCTTAGGGCACTCCCGCAAAGCGATGCAAACCGCTTATGCCGCGCTGGCGGCCCGCGATGCGATTTCCGCTACCAGCGGCGTGGCAGCGCAACTTTCCCGGTCTCAACTGGGCGATCTGGCGGAAGGGGTCATCAATTCCGCTTTTTCTCGTAGCCAGGAATCAGAGGCGGATGATTTCTCCTATGATTTGCTGAAAAAACGCGGAATCAACACCCAGGGCTTAGTCACAGCATTCGATAAATTCGCCACGATGGATGCCAGTCATGCGAAATCATTAATGGATTCTCATCCGGCTTCTGCCGACCGTGCGCAGCATATGCGCGACAGAATTGCTGAAGATAAAAAGTAA
- the aroA gene encoding 3-phosphoshikimate 1-carboxyvinyltransferase, which translates to MESLTLQPIARVDGAINLPGSKSVSNRALLLAALACGKTVLTNLLDSDDVRHMLNALSALGVDYTLSADRTRCEIIGNGGALRAKGALELFLGNAGTAMRPLAAALCLGQNEIVLTGEPRMKERPIGHLVDALRQGGANIDYLEQENYPPLRLRGGFTGGDVEVDGSVSSQFLTALLMTAPLAAKNTVIRIKGELVSKPYIDITLNLMKTFGIEIENHHYQQFAVKGGQQYQSPGRYMVEGDASSASYFLAAGAIKGGTVKVTGIGRKSMQGDIRFADVLEKMGATITWGDDFIACTRGKLRAIDMDMNHIPDAAMTIATTALFAEGTTTLRNIYNWRVKETDRLFAMATELRKVGAEVEEGHDYIRITPPETLHHADIGTYNDHRMAMCFSLIALSDTPVTILDPQCTAKTFPDYFEQLARISTPA; encoded by the coding sequence ATGGAATCCCTGACGTTACAACCCATCGCGCGGGTCGATGGCGCCATTAATTTACCTGGCTCCAAAAGTGTTTCAAACCGTGCTTTGCTCCTGGCGGCTTTAGCTTGCGGTAAAACCGTTCTGACGAATCTGCTGGATAGCGATGACGTTCGCCATATGCTCAATGCCCTGAGCGCGTTGGGGGTTGATTATACCCTTTCTGCCGATCGCACCCGCTGTGAGATCATCGGCAACGGGGGAGCACTGCGTGCAAAAGGCGCTCTGGAACTGTTTCTCGGTAACGCCGGAACCGCGATGCGTCCGTTAGCGGCAGCGCTATGTCTGGGGCAAAATGAGATCGTGTTAACCGGCGAACCGCGTATGAAAGAACGGCCGATAGGTCATCTGGTTGATGCGCTGCGTCAAGGCGGGGCGAATATTGATTATCTGGAACAGGAAAATTACCCACCCCTGCGTCTACGCGGCGGTTTTACCGGCGGCGACGTTGAGGTTGACGGCAGCGTTTCCAGCCAGTTTCTTACTGCATTGTTGATGACGGCGCCGCTGGCAGCAAAAAACACAGTGATTCGCATTAAAGGCGAACTGGTCTCAAAGCCTTATATCGATATCACGCTAAATTTAATGAAAACCTTTGGCATAGAGATAGAGAACCACCACTATCAACAATTTGCCGTGAAGGGCGGTCAACAGTATCAGTCGCCGGGGCGCTATATGGTCGAGGGCGATGCCTCATCAGCTTCCTATTTTCTCGCTGCAGGGGCGATAAAAGGCGGTACGGTAAAAGTGACCGGCATTGGCCGCAAGAGTATGCAGGGAGATATTCGTTTTGCCGACGTGCTGGAGAAAATGGGCGCGACCATTACCTGGGGGGATGATTTCATTGCCTGCACGCGCGGCAAGTTGCGTGCCATCGATATGGATATGAATCATATTCCGGATGCAGCGATGACCATTGCTACGACGGCGCTGTTTGCCGAAGGTACTACTACGTTGCGTAATATTTACAACTGGCGTGTAAAAGAAACCGATCGCCTGTTCGCGATGGCGACCGAACTGCGTAAAGTTGGCGCGGAAGTCGAAGAAGGACACGATTATATCCGTATCACGCCGCCAGAGACACTCCATCACGCGGATATCGGCACTTACAACGATCATCGTATGGCGATGTGCTTCTCACTGATTGCGCTATCCGATACGCCAGTCACTATCCTGGATCCTCAATGTACCGCAAAAACATTCCCTGATTATTTCGAACAGCTGGCACGTATCAGTACGCCTGCCTGA